GCCGTTTCTCTCCCGAACCCCCGGGCCCTGCGCGCGCGGTGCGCCCGGCCGAGGCCTCGCTCTGGGGCCCGGCGCCGCCATGGCCTCGTCCCGGTCCCCGAGCCGCGGCTTCCCGGGGCTCCCGGCcctgcggccgccgccgccgctgctgctgctcctgctgctgctgcttctccccGAGCCCGGGGGAGGCTCCGAGAGCCCGCCGTCCCCGGGGCCCCCGGCCTCCGAGGGCGGTGGGGCGCCCGGGGGGACCCCCGAAACCACCCCCGAGGCCCCGGGCGGGGCCGCGCCGCCCCACCCCGCCGGCGAGGACCAGGCGTCACCGCCCCGGGCCCCAGGTGCAGGCTCCGGGTCACTGCCCttccccgtgggggggggggtggtgggatgGGGGGCCTGCCAGAGGAGAGAGGCACCTTGGGAGTGGGGGGGGTCACCATTGGGGGTGTGGGGTTGTTGGGAGGGGCTGAGTTGGACCCGgcccacactgtgtgtgtgtgtgtgtgtgtgtctgtgtgtgtgtacacacgcgtgctagtcctgggacttgaactcgcgggacatgggtgctatccctgcttgcctgcctccctccctcccttccttcctccctccctaccccttccccttccccttccccttcccttccccttccccttccccttccctttcccttcctccttcccttcccttcccttcccttccctttccttcccttccctccctcccttccttcctccttccctccctccctcccttccttccttccttccttccttccttccttccttccttccttctttccttccttccttccttccttccttccttccttccttccttccttccttcctgccttctttcctccttccctccctcccacctaccttcccttcccctccctcccttccttccttcttcccccctcccacctaccttccctttcctttcctttcctttcctccctccctccctccctccctcccttccttccctccctccttccttccttccttcttccctccctcctacttttcctccctcccttccttcctttctccctccctcccttctttccttccttcttcccttcctcccttccttccttcccccaccccctctctttttggtgccagccctaggactttgaactccaagcctaggtttttgtttgttttttttttttctcaaatttttattatcaaactgatgtacagaaaggttacagtttcatacgttaggcactggatacatttcttttttttttttttttttggccagtcctgggccttggactcagggcctgagcactgtccctggcttctttttgctcaaggctagcactctgccacttgagccacagcgccgcttctggccgttttctgtatatgtggtgctggggaatcgaacctagggcctcgggtataccgaggcaggcactcttgccactaggctatatccccagccctggatacatttcttgtacagtttgttaccctCGTCCCTCATCaagcctaggttctgtccctgattcttttttcccccctcaagactagccctctaccacccaagccacacttccccttgtggctttttagtagttcattggagattaaggatgtcatggactttccttccccgggctggattagaacccggatcctcagatctcagcctccttgagtaactggggttacaggtgtgagccaccggggcctggcgtaactcccccccccccgccccccgccgccccaagATCTGAGTGGACACGGCTGGTCCCTAAGAAATCAGGATTCAGACCCTGCCCTGGagagggcgaggggggggggccagtctGTGGGTTCTGAGGGTCTGGTTGGAAAGCTGGGGTGtacacccccgcccccagctttGCCCTCAGGCCCCTCCTCCCTTCGCTGACCCGCACCAGCGTGTGGCCAGAGAATGAGCCGGATCACCGGCGGCCTGCCGGCCGCAGAGAAAAGGTGGCCGTGGCAGGTGAGCCTGCAGGTCAGCGACTACCACGTGTGCGGGGGCACGCTCATCGCCAGCCGCTGGGTGCTCACCGCCGCACACTGCATATACGGGTGAGCGTCTGGGGGTCCCAggtctgcccctcctcccccccacccacacctccAATCAAAACTGTAGACTAACCTTCTCCTTAAAcgagggttgggtttttttttgccagtcccgggacttgaactcagggcctcggctctGTCCCTCTACcgctctggagccacagcgccacttgtggctttttattattattattatttttctgagtagttcattggcgTCTgtggtgtctcacagactttcctgcccgggttgacttcgaccctcagatgtcagcctcctaagtggcaaGCGTGActgacttgagccaccagcaggtGGCTAGTCCCGGGGTTTTTATTCAGTTTGGAGTGAGGCCCAGGGCGGGCAGGGAGGGCGGTAATAAGTGATCATATatgattggggggcgggggagatggCCACTAGCTCGCACAAGAAGATTGAAGCCCCGGGGCTTTGAAGCACATGGAGTCCGGAAAGGGCAATGTGTCTCACGTTTGAAGACGAGTCTCTCTTCTGCAGCCATCTGGAATACATCGTGAAGCTGGGAGACACCAATCTGAACCGCAAATCCACAACAGCCGCTGTGGTCCCAGTCCAAGATATCGTTATCCATCAGGATTATACTCCTATGGGGACCCTGACCCACGACATCGCCCTGGCTTTGCTGGCCTTCCCCGTGAATTACTCCTCCCACATCCAGCCCATATGCCTCCCCGAGAAAGCTTTCCCCATCCAGACCGATACTCAGTGCTGGGTGACCGGATGGGGCAAGCTAAAGGAATCAGGTGAGACTCCGGCAATCCCATACAACGGTTTCCTTCTCGATTGTGCCGGTCCTAGGGCGCTAGCctcctaccactcgagccacagtgcctgagtagtttgttggagatgagagtctcacagacttttcctgcccggggttgactttgaaccaacgatcctcacatctcagcctcctcagtagctagggtaacagacgtgagccaccggcgcctgacTCAGAGGTTCCAGCCATCTTACACCAGGAAAGGAACTAACGTTGCTGGTCTAAGATTGGTCTGCAAGCTAAAAGAAGGCCAGggaggcagattttttttctttttcctctctctctccccttccttccttccttccttccttccttccttccttccttccttccttccttccttcctccctccctccctccctccctccctcccttttttttttttttttgctagtcctggggcttgaactcagggcctggctgctgtccctgagcctcttttgctcaaggctagtgctctaccactgttcATAAATTTCTGTTGGTTTATTAGGACTTCAGGCCATGCGTGATTCTCTCCAGGGTGGGTTCTTAGCTCTGGCGTGATGCGCTGTCTGTCAGTCTAAGTGGCCCCTCCCTGGTAACAAACCGCCTTCATAGATAAAGGGTTTCCTATTTGTGAGGTCTAGAAAACTCTCCCgggagggggctgggtgggggtgggggtgggggagtcttTGATTGAAAAGAGGCTGAATTGGGTATCAGTAGATCTTTTCCTGTCTGAGAGCCGCGATCTACCCCTCGACAGTGAAGATGCTATACTCATGGATAGGCTCTGACTACTTACTGAGAATAAGAGTTAGAATGACAAATAATTGACTTGATTGCCTCAGTTCAGGGTTGATTCTTTATtacttattaatatttatttctgtggctgtcctagggcttgaactcagggcctgggcactgttcctgagctgcttttttgctcaaagctagtgctctatcacttgagccacagctctacttctagtttttttttcttttttggggtgtgtgggggggggggttggggagaggtggtttgttggaaataagagtgtcatggacctttctgcccaggctggcttcgaactgccgatcctcagatctcagtctgctgagtagctaccTGGCTCTTGCCCCGGTTTCGATCGGGATTAACATCCCTTCCCACAGATGTCAGAACTGGGCCTCATTCGCCTCTCGCGTCAAACGCGGGCAATCTAAGAGAATGCCGGTAGAGCAGCACGCTTGATTAGACCCGAAGGAAGTTCTGGCTCCTCCTGTCCgacctctcaccccccccccccccaccacctgaGCACACgacactcacccccccccccccaatggtcTCTCCGTAGATGGGGACGACGTAATGCCAAAAAGACTCCACGAGGCTCAGCTAGACCTTGTTGACTACAAGACATGTAACAAAGTACTCAAGAGAATAATGTTGACCAGGAAGGACGTGGTCAAGAGGGGGATGATCTGCGGCTACAGCCCCAGAGGAAAGGACTCTTGTCAGGTCGGTTCCCGGGCCCCCTAGATACTCTGAATGACAGCCCATccactcaccccccacccccccatattCAAGCAAACGGTATATACCAGGCCCAGCAAGCCGGGCTCACTGGGCTCTCTCTGCCCCCCCACCGACGGGGAGGGGATGGACCCCGAGTCACGTATAAGTTGAGTGGTCCTTCCACCagaaatgaagtgtgtgtgtgtgtgtgtgtgtgttggggggggtgtcATCCCTGCCatgtctttctctcctcctccaggGGGATTCCGGGGGACCCCTGGTGTGTGACGTGAACGGCACGTGGACCCAGGTGGGGATTGTGAGCTGGGGCATCGGCTGCGGCCGCAGAGGCTACCCCGGCGTCTACACCGAAGTCAGCTTCTACCGGAAGTGGGTCATCCAGCAGATGAGCCGGGCTCCTCCGCGCCGGGGCCCAGCGGGGGGCCCCCTGCTCTGGAGCTCGTGCCTCACGTTGCACCTGGCCATCCTGGCGGGCCCCGTGACCCACCCGTGACACACCTGGCGTGCGGCTGGGTCTCCCATGAGGCccgcctcccttcccttctcaatAGTCTCTCTTGCGGTGGACCGGTCCACCgaggggcgggcagggccgggAAGGACCGAGGGCTCCCGGCCCCCGGCGCCGGGGTTCACCTGCCCCCTCCAGGCCGCCCGCCGCCTCCtgggctgccctgggctggcGGCGGGCAGGAGACACCCGGGGCTCATGCACCCCTGTGCACTGTGTCCGGGGCTGACAGAtgttgcccgcccccccccccccccgcatcccaGTGTGGACCCAGTGgacccagctgtgtgtgtgtggggggggtgtagtCTCCTGCGCCAACCCGAGGTGGCACCTCCATTTCCCCGGGCGCCCCCGTGGTCGCCCCCAGGGAGACCCTCCGGTCGGGCGTGGACTGGCCATCTCCCACGGGCACCGAATAAACGTTTGCTCAGCACCCTGCGTGTGCAGCGGAGGTCTGCTCACTCACGTCAGCGTCCCGTAGCGCCCCACGCCCTCCGGGGGGAAAACCAGGCCCTCTTTTAGCTGAGGAAGTCGCTTATGCGCCCATGAGGTCCTAGAAGAAGcccggcgccggtggctcacgcccgtcaccccggctgagacctgaggatcgaggttcaaggccGGCCTAGGGCTCTGATccccaaggaaccaccagaaaaccagaagtggcgccgtggcttaacacggtagagcgccagccttgagcagaagagctcagggacagagctcaggccccgggttcaagccccaggtctggcacaagaggaaaaacaaaacaaaacaaaacaaggcctTGGAAGAAGAGGTGACACTAAACTTGCTCTGACTTGATTCCTCAGGTGTATCTCGTATGCCCTAGTGTAGCCCAAAGCTGGGGTGGGGGTAAGGGGGGGGGGCGCAGCTTTTTTCCAGTCAGATTGGGGAGAGGGGGTACCCACATACTtgggtgtgtggtggggggggtctGTCACTTGGGGGTGCTTTTATAGAGTCTGCCACCCGGGAATGGATCACAGGCCTAGAGACCCACAGTGGTCTTCAGAAAAACCAGGAGGAGGATGCTGGAGCCCGTCAATCAAACAACACAGGGCGTGGCCCGTCAGGGGGTCCACCAGGGGGCTCCGGAGATGTTGCCGCCGTTGCTCCAGCCATTGCCTGCCGTCGCCACCAGAGAACTTGGGTGAGGCTCATGGAGCACATTCTTCACTTCTCTTCCCACCcccgtgtgcccccccccccactgcagtcCCCTTGACACCCGATggtcctgtccccctcccccgcccacccccactccccccctcctctGTTAACCCCTCACAGGATCTGAAACCCTCCCCCTCAGGCCACACCCGCCCTCCATTCTTCCACTGGAAGGAGTAGCCTTCCGTTCTCACGTATGCCTAACTGGTTTGTTTAttgtttacttattcatttttttgccagtcctggggcttgaactcaggtcactcTGGGCACTCCTTGACCCttgagatcatcagatctcaggctcctgagtagctaggcagaGCGGCGTGGGCTGCCTTGCGAGGGTCTTTGGTGGTCGTTTGCTATCGATTCTCAGCAGTTCTCTCTCCTGTTGGCTTGCTGTTCCTCTGGATGTCTTGGTGGGTTTGGTTTGGCTGgtgtgtatgttttgttttgtgtttctgccagtcatggggcttcaactcagggcccgggtgctgtctcttgtgttttgttttgttttgctttttttttttttgctcaaggctggtgctctaccgcttgatccGTACTTGTACTCCCGGCTTTATTTATTTCCGTATTTCCGTGACATCCTTGAGAAGTGAATCTTCCCAGCAGAACGCAACAGGGTGGCTGTTCTGGGGGTGCCCCGGGGGTTCAGCaggacttctctctctctctcctgtctctgtgtgtctgtctctctcgtcTCTGAAGGTCTCTCATCTGTcttgtctgcctctctctccggtctctgcctctctccaggGAGATTCGGGAAAGATGGCTGCCGGCTGAGGCTCAGTCGTGGGAGAAAGCCTGCACCAGTGCGCAGAACCCAAGTGCGGGCACACGTGTCAGCGAACGCACCAGCTCCAGCTGGACACAAGTGAGCAGCGGGGGGCTCCGGCCGGGCTCTGCACATCTTCCTGTCCTGGCTGCTGTCGCCCCTGATGGCCCTGACTCTGATGGACCCACAGGGAGTCTGACCCAAGTCATGTGATCATTCCGAAagagtgacacccccccccccccgccccggacccCGGGACCTGCCCTGGCATCCCCACCAGGGAAGGGGGGTGTGGCAGATGGTTAGGCCTTCAGTGACAAGgaataaaaggggggggggggaaagtgtggctgggcactgggagctggtggcccctgtcatcccagctcctagggaggctgagatctggaggatcccagttcaaagccagcccggataggaaagtccgtgacactgTCATCTCCCACGAACcgccagaaaagcagaagtggagccgtggctcaaaaaGGGGTAGAGATTTAGAgacacagcgcccaggccctgagttcaagttccgggcctgtcatcaaaaaaaaaaaaaaaaaaagacgtgaaTTCTAGAATCCTTGCACAATGTGGGTGTTCCGCCTCCCTGCCCTGCGTTCTACTGTTGAGGGGGGACAGAGCGGCGAGGGCCGGGCTAGCGCAAGCAGCAGCAAGGATTCGACCTCTCAACAGCCATGGAGTGTGAGCCAGAGACTCACCAGAACTTTCTCTCATCTCCACTCTCTTCTGCCAGGCTTATGAATGAGCCCTATATGGAAGGTAGGgtttggcggggggtgggggtgggggtggacatAGTCAGATACTGGGTACCTGTGTCCCTTACTCTCAGGCCTGAAGGAGGTCCTACCTGAGCGGATGGGTGCATCTTGAGTAAACCGAGGGGATGAGGGTAGGCCGTGGCCTTACAAGGACCCATATGATTCATAGCATTGTTGGAAgaagtccccccccaccccacccccgtcccctccgcgccattcctgggacttgaacttagggccccgggcactgtctctgagcttttttttctctcagggctGGCTAGCGCTCCATGgctttgagccgcagcgccacttgcagttttccggtggtttattggagataagaatctcacagacgttcTCGCCTAAGCCGGCTTtgacctggatcct
Above is a genomic segment from Perognathus longimembris pacificus isolate PPM17 chromosome 26, ASM2315922v1, whole genome shotgun sequence containing:
- the LOC125342327 gene encoding LOW QUALITY PROTEIN: serine protease 44-like (The sequence of the model RefSeq protein was modified relative to this genomic sequence to represent the inferred CDS: substituted 1 base at 1 genomic stop codon), which codes for MASSRSPSRGFPGLPPGGGSESPPSPGPPASEGGGAPGGTPETTPEAPGGAAPPHPAGEDQASPPRAPGPSSLRXPAPACGQRMSRITGGLPAAEKRWPWQVSLQVSDYHVCGGTLIASRWVLTAAHCIYGHLEYIVKLGDTNLNRKSTTAAVVPVQDIVIHQDYTPMGTLTHDIALALLAFPVNYSSHIQPICLPEKAFPIQTDTQCWVTGWGKLKESDGDDVMPKRLHEAQLDLVDYKTCNKVLKRIMLTRKDVVKRGMICGYSPRGKDSCQGDSGGPLVCDVNGTWTQVGIVSWGIGCGRRGYPGVYTEVSFYRKWVIQQMSRAPPRRGPAGGPLLWSSCLTLHLAILAGPVTHP